One Carassius auratus strain Wakin chromosome 3, ASM336829v1, whole genome shotgun sequence genomic region harbors:
- the LOC113047425 gene encoding arf-GAP with dual PH domain-containing protein 1-like, whose translation MANREKNKKILLELAKLSQNCCCADCGAADPDWASYTLGIFVCLNCSGTHRNLPSVSRIKSIRLDFWDDELVQFMKSNGNHAAKNFYEKFVPVFYYQPQPDDCEVLREQWIRAKYERTEFTEKTSERPYTAGVYEGMLWKKGKDNGQFLERKFVLSVHDFTLKYYKEDESKGPKATISVRDLNATFQPEKIGHAHGLQITYCVDNHTRNLFVYHKNGQEIVNWFNAIRAIRHAYLKTAFPTASDEDLIPWITRNYLKEGYMEKTGPLQREPFKKRWFILDSLDRKLLYFKTQLDAIELGVVFIGPENHGYSVSECVPKGTRGNKWKCGVIVETPDRQFVFMCEQERDRREWVEALKTVISKPMIPQDYTTEANIRRRR comes from the exons ATGGCAAATAGGGAAAAGAACAAAAAGATTCTTCTAGAATTGGCGAAGCTGTCACAAAATTGCTGCTGTGCTGACTGTGGAGCTGCAG ATCCAGACTGGGCTTCATACACACTGGGAATATTTGTGTGTCTAAACTGTTCTGGAACTCATCGCAATCTTCCTTCAGTAAGTCGTATCAAGTCTATACGCTTAGACTTCTGGGATGATGAGCTTGTGCAG TTCATGAAGTCCAATGGAAACCATGCTGCCAAAAACTTCTATGAGAAATTTGTCCCAGTCTTTTATTATCAGCCCCAACCAGACGATTGCGA GGTCCTCAGAGAACAATGGATTCGAGCCAAATACGAAAGAACGGAGTTTACAGAGAAAACTTCAGAAAGACCTTACACAGCAG GTGTCTATGAGGGCATGCTGTGGAAGAAAGGAAAGGATAACGGACAGTTTCTCGAGAGGAAGTTTGTTCTTTCAGTGCATGATTTTACCCTCAAATACTACAAGGAGGAT GAATCTAAGGGACCGAAGGCTACTATTTCTGTGAGGGACCTGAATGCAACCTTCCAGCCTGAGAAGATCGGACACGCTCATGGCCTCCAGATCACCTACTGTGTGGATAATCACACCAGAAACCTTTTTGTTTACCACAAAAATGGACAG GAGATTGTCAATTGGTTTAATGCCATTAGAGCTATTCGCCATGCCTACCTGAAAACAGCCTTTCCTACAGCTAGCGATGAAGat CTGATACCGTGGATAACCAGAAACTATTTAAAAGAGGGTTACATGGAGAAGACTGGACCACTG CAGCGAGAGCCATTCAAGAAAAGATGGTTTATTTTGGATTCCCTGGACAGGAAACTACTCTATTTTAAAACACAGCTG GATGCCATTGAGCTTGGGGTAGTTTTCATTGGCCCAGAGAATCACGGATATTCAGTGAGCGAGTGTGTCCCTAAAGGGACGAGAGGCAACAAATGGAAGTGTGGGGTAATTGTGGAGACGCCAGATCGGCAGTTCGTCTTCATGTGCGAGCAGGAGCGCGATCGGAGAGAGTGGGTGGAGGCCCTGAAAACTGTCATCTCCAAACCCATGATACCGCAAGATTACACCA CCGAAGCCAATATTCGTAGACGGAGGTGA